A portion of the Pseudomonas sp. GR 6-02 genome contains these proteins:
- a CDS encoding glycogen/starch/alpha-glucan phosphorylase, whose amino-acid sequence MTQEPLVREAEVAAFRDAVLTKLTYAVGKDPDHAFDHDWFEAIALAARDHMVEHWMDHTRQIYRKGQKRVYYLSLEFLIGRLLYDSLSNLGLLDVAREAMTELGVDIERIRLLEPDAALGNGGLGRLAACFMESMSTLGIAGHGYGIRYEHGLFRQAIVDGWQQEQTEHWLDFGNPWEFERPEVAYPIGFGGSVETVTDEAGKSRQVWSPSETVRAIAYDTPVVGWRGASVNTLRLWRARAMEELHLERFNAGDHLGAVAEVAWAESISRVLYPADSNEAGQELRLRQEYFFVSASLQDLLRRHRNMHTSVLTLGDHAAIQLNDTHPSIAVAELMRQLVDVYDVAWDAAWQITVDTLSYTNHTLLPEALETWPVSLMERMLPRHMQIIYLINAQHIDSLRAKGVHDFDVLRAISLIEEDNGRRVRMGNLAFLGSHSVNGVSGLHTQLMRSTVFSELHKLYPDRINNKTNGITFRRWLYQANPELTSMLVDALGPNLLDNPEERLLALEPFAEKTAFRKQFAEQRLHNKKALAYLIHERLGIAVNPAAMFDVQVKRIHEYKRQLLNLMHTVALYQAIRAEPETDWVPRVKIFAGKAAASYHQAKLIIKLTNDIARVVNNDPTVRGLLKVVFLPNYNVSLAESIIPAADLSEQISTAGFEASGTSNMKFGLNGALTIGTLDGANVEMCERIGAEHMFIFGLSAQQVEARKRNHEFNAAPDIAASHRLNDVLQAIRSGVFSPDDPSRYTALIDSLVDYDRFLVCADFDSYWNAQMRVEAHWHDSKEWWRSAVLNTARMGWFSSDRTIREYATDIWKALE is encoded by the coding sequence ATGACTCAAGAACCACTTGTTCGCGAAGCAGAGGTGGCCGCATTCCGCGACGCCGTCTTGACCAAGCTCACTTACGCGGTGGGTAAAGACCCGGATCACGCCTTCGACCATGACTGGTTCGAAGCCATTGCCCTGGCGGCGCGTGATCACATGGTCGAGCACTGGATGGACCACACCCGGCAGATCTACCGCAAAGGCCAGAAACGCGTTTATTACCTATCCCTTGAATTTCTTATCGGTCGCTTGCTCTACGACAGCCTGAGCAACCTCGGCTTGCTCGATGTGGCCCGCGAGGCCATGACCGAACTGGGGGTCGACATCGAACGCATCCGTCTACTGGAGCCCGATGCGGCACTGGGCAACGGTGGCCTCGGACGTCTGGCGGCATGCTTTATGGAAAGCATGTCGACCCTCGGCATCGCCGGCCATGGTTATGGCATTCGTTACGAACACGGTTTGTTCCGCCAGGCCATCGTCGACGGCTGGCAGCAGGAGCAGACCGAACACTGGCTGGACTTCGGCAACCCGTGGGAGTTCGAACGACCAGAGGTGGCCTACCCGATCGGTTTCGGCGGCAGTGTCGAAACCGTGACCGATGAAGCCGGCAAGTCCAGGCAAGTCTGGTCTCCGTCGGAAACCGTGCGGGCCATCGCCTACGACACCCCGGTGGTCGGTTGGCGTGGTGCAAGCGTCAACACCCTGCGGCTGTGGCGCGCCCGGGCCATGGAAGAATTGCATCTGGAGCGCTTCAACGCGGGCGACCACTTGGGCGCGGTCGCGGAAGTGGCCTGGGCAGAAAGTATCTCCCGCGTGCTTTACCCGGCGGACAGCAACGAGGCCGGCCAGGAGTTGCGCCTGCGCCAGGAATATTTCTTCGTTTCCGCGTCCTTGCAGGACTTGTTGCGTCGCCATCGCAACATGCACACCTCGGTGCTGACCCTGGGCGATCACGCCGCCATTCAACTCAACGACACTCACCCCTCGATCGCCGTGGCCGAACTGATGCGTCAGTTGGTCGACGTCTATGACGTGGCGTGGGATGCGGCGTGGCAGATCACGGTCGACACGCTGTCGTACACCAACCACACGCTGTTGCCGGAAGCGCTGGAAACCTGGCCGGTCAGTCTGATGGAACGGATGCTGCCCCGGCACATGCAGATCATTTACTTGATCAACGCCCAGCACATCGACTCGTTGCGAGCCAAAGGTGTTCACGATTTCGACGTGCTGCGTGCGATTTCGCTGATCGAGGAAGACAACGGTCGCCGCGTGCGCATGGGTAACCTGGCATTCCTGGGTTCCCACAGCGTCAATGGCGTGTCCGGCCTGCACACGCAGCTGATGCGCAGCACGGTGTTCTCCGAGCTGCACAAGCTTTACCCGGACCGGATCAACAACAAGACCAATGGCATTACCTTCCGCCGCTGGCTCTATCAGGCCAACCCCGAACTCACCTCCATGCTGGTCGACGCCCTCGGCCCGAATCTGCTGGACAACCCCGAGGAGCGCTTGCTCGCGCTGGAGCCGTTTGCCGAGAAGACTGCATTTCGCAAGCAGTTCGCCGAACAGCGGCTGCACAACAAGAAAGCCCTGGCGTATCTGATTCATGAGCGGCTGGGGATCGCGGTCAATCCGGCGGCGATGTTCGATGTGCAGGTCAAGCGGATCCACGAATACAAGCGTCAGTTGCTTAACCTGATGCACACCGTCGCGCTGTATCAGGCGATTCGTGCCGAGCCGGAAACCGACTGGGTACCGCGGGTGAAAATCTTCGCCGGCAAGGCGGCGGCCAGTTATCACCAAGCCAAGCTGATCATCAAGCTGACCAACGACATTGCGCGGGTGGTCAACAACGACCCGACGGTGCGCGGCTTGCTCAAAGTGGTGTTCCTGCCCAACTACAACGTCAGCCTGGCCGAGAGCATCATTCCGGCGGCGGACTTGTCGGAGCAGATTTCCACTGCCGGCTTCGAAGCCTCGGGCACCAGTAACATGAAATTCGGCCTCAACGGCGCGCTGACCATCGGTACCCTGGACGGGGCCAACGTGGAAATGTGCGAGCGCATCGGTGCCGAGCACATGTTTATTTTTGGTCTCAGCGCCCAGCAAGTGGAAGCGCGCAAGCGTAACCATGAATTCAACGCCGCGCCGGACATCGCCGCCTCCCATCGGCTCAACGACGTGCTGCAAGCGATTCGCAGCGGGGTGTTCTCACCAGACGATCCGTCCCGTTATACCGCGCTGATCGATTCGCTGGTGGACTACGACCGCTTCCTGGTCTGCGCCGATTTCGACTCTTACTGGAACGCGCAGATGCGGGTCGAAGCTCACTGGCACGACTCGAAAGAGTGGTGGCGCTCGGCGGTATTGAACACCGCGCGGATGGGCTGGTTCTCGTCCGACCGGACCATTCGCGAGTACGCAACGGATATCTGGAAGGCTTTGGAGTAA
- a CDS encoding YkgJ family cysteine cluster protein, producing MKPNLIAAAEIDRLDTWAKYSAPMCGSCMSSCCTLPVEVKIKDLIRIGIVDEFELGDPPKNIAKRLQKEGIVERYNQKSEIFTLQRMSNNDCLYLDRKSRLCTIYDKRPDTCRNHPKIGPRPGYCAYKPKEVVRETSSSSRTLEKF from the coding sequence ATGAAGCCCAACCTGATCGCCGCCGCGGAAATCGATCGCCTCGATACCTGGGCCAAGTACTCTGCCCCAATGTGCGGCTCGTGCATGTCCAGCTGCTGCACGCTGCCGGTCGAGGTCAAGATCAAGGATCTGATCCGTATCGGCATCGTCGACGAATTCGAACTGGGCGATCCACCCAAGAACATCGCCAAGCGCTTGCAGAAGGAAGGGATTGTCGAGCGCTACAACCAGAAGTCCGAGATCTTCACCCTCCAGCGCATGAGCAACAACGATTGCCTGTACCTGGATCGTAAAAGCCGTTTGTGCACTATTTATGATAAGCGCCCGGACACCTGCCGCAACCACCCGAAGATCGGACCGCGGCCAGGGTATTGCGCGTACAAGCCTAAAGAAGTGGTGCGCGAGACCAGCAGCTCCAGCCGCACCCTCGAAAAGTTTTAA
- the typA gene encoding translational GTPase TypA, with product MIENLRNIAIIAHVDHGKTTLVDKLLRQSGTLERNELNDERVMDSNDQEKERGITILAKNTAINWNGYHINIVDTPGHADFGGEVERVMSMVDSVLLLVDAQDGPMPQTRFVTKKAFEAGLRPIVCINKVDRPGARPDWVLDQIFDLFDNLGATEEQLDFKVVYASALNGIAGLDHTDMAEDMTPLYQSIVDNVPAPKVDREGPFQMQISALDYNSFLGVIGVGRIARGSVKPNTPVVAIGADGKKRNGRILKLMGHHGLHRIDVEEAFAGDIVCVSGMDSLFISDTLCQPDNVEAMKPLTVDEPTVSMTFQVNDSPFCGKEGKFVTSRNIKERLDKELLYNVALRVEEGDSADKFKVSGRGELHLSVLIETMRREGFEMGVGRPEVIIRQVDGVKQEPFENVTIDTPEESQGKVMEEMGLRKGDLTNMVPDGKGRVRLEYNIPARGLIGFRNQFLTLTNGAGILTSIFDRYDTMKSGDMSGRQNGVLVSVETGKALTYSLETLQARGKLFVEHGQEIYNGQIVGLNSRDNDMGVNPTKGKKLDNMRASGKDETIALVPPVRFTLEQALEFIQDDELCEVTPKSIRLRKKILDEGERTRAAKKAKN from the coding sequence GTGATCGAAAATCTACGCAACATCGCCATCATTGCCCACGTTGACCATGGTAAAACCACCCTGGTAGACAAACTCTTGCGTCAATCCGGCACCCTGGAGCGCAACGAGCTCAACGACGAGCGCGTGATGGACTCCAACGACCAGGAGAAAGAGCGCGGTATTACCATTCTGGCGAAAAACACCGCCATCAACTGGAACGGCTACCACATCAACATCGTGGACACCCCGGGCCACGCCGACTTCGGCGGCGAAGTTGAACGTGTAATGTCGATGGTCGACTCCGTTCTGCTGCTGGTTGACGCTCAAGACGGCCCTATGCCGCAAACCCGTTTCGTGACCAAGAAGGCGTTCGAAGCCGGCCTGCGTCCAATCGTGTGCATCAACAAGGTTGACCGTCCAGGCGCGCGTCCGGACTGGGTTCTGGACCAGATCTTCGACCTGTTCGACAACCTGGGTGCTACCGAAGAACAGCTGGACTTCAAAGTCGTCTACGCCTCGGCCCTGAACGGCATCGCCGGTCTGGACCACACCGACATGGCTGAAGACATGACCCCGTTGTACCAGTCGATCGTCGACAACGTACCGGCTCCTAAAGTTGACCGTGAAGGCCCGTTCCAGATGCAAATCTCGGCACTGGACTACAACAGCTTCCTGGGTGTTATCGGTGTTGGCCGTATCGCTCGTGGTAGCGTCAAGCCGAACACTCCAGTCGTGGCCATTGGCGCCGACGGCAAGAAGCGTAACGGTCGTATCCTGAAGCTGATGGGTCACCACGGCCTGCACCGTATCGACGTTGAAGAAGCGTTTGCCGGTGACATCGTGTGCGTGAGCGGTATGGACTCGCTGTTCATCTCCGACACCCTGTGCCAGCCGGACAACGTCGAGGCGATGAAGCCTCTGACCGTTGACGAGCCAACCGTTTCCATGACCTTCCAGGTAAACGACTCGCCTTTCTGCGGTAAAGAAGGCAAGTTCGTGACTTCCCGTAACATCAAGGAACGTCTGGACAAAGAGCTGCTGTACAACGTTGCACTGCGCGTTGAAGAAGGCGACTCGGCTGACAAGTTCAAGGTTTCCGGCCGTGGTGAGTTGCACCTCTCGGTACTGATCGAAACCATGCGTCGCGAAGGCTTCGAAATGGGCGTTGGTCGTCCGGAAGTGATCATCCGTCAAGTTGACGGCGTGAAGCAGGAACCGTTCGAAAACGTAACCATCGACACCCCTGAAGAATCCCAGGGCAAGGTCATGGAAGAGATGGGCCTGCGTAAAGGCGACCTGACCAACATGGTGCCGGATGGCAAAGGCCGTGTTCGTCTGGAGTACAACATCCCTGCTCGCGGTCTGATCGGTTTCCGTAACCAGTTCCTGACCCTGACCAACGGTGCTGGCATCCTGACCTCGATCTTCGATCGCTACGACACCATGAAGTCCGGCGACATGTCCGGTCGTCAGAACGGTGTTCTGGTATCGGTAGAAACCGGCAAGGCGCTGACCTACTCCCTGGAAACCCTGCAGGCGCGTGGCAAGCTGTTCGTTGAGCACGGTCAAGAGATCTACAACGGTCAGATCGTTGGTCTGAACAGCCGTGACAACGACATGGGCGTCAACCCAACCAAAGGCAAGAAGCTCGACAACATGCGTGCTTCGGGTAAAGACGAAACCATCGCCCTGGTTCCACCTGTTCGCTTCACTCTGGAACAGGCCCTGGAATTCATCCAGGATGACGAGCTGTGCGAAGTGACACCTAAGTCGATCCGCCTGCGTAAGAAGATCCTGGACGAAGGCGAGCGTACCCGCGCTGCCAAGAAAGCCAAGAACTGA